The Flammeovirgaceae bacterium genome contains a region encoding:
- a CDS encoding succinate dehydrogenase cytochrome b subunit: MNWFIRFLTSSLGRKLVMALTGLFLILFLAVHLTGNLQLLKNDGGRAFNIYAEFMSTNPLIQFISKGNFAFILIHVLLSFYLTIQNRKARGSERYAVTSGKSSIWASRNMGILGTLILIFIVIHLKDFWAQMHFGSVATVDYDGHQVRDLAGLVDYWFAKEWYVAVYVFCMVALAFHLWHGFISAFQTLGLNHLKYNSLISFVGKAFALIVPALFAWIPIAMYFNI, translated from the coding sequence ATGAATTGGTTTATCCGTTTTTTAACCAGTAGCCTCGGAAGAAAATTAGTCATGGCCCTCACCGGCCTTTTTCTCATTCTTTTCCTTGCTGTGCATTTAACCGGTAATCTTCAATTACTGAAGAATGATGGTGGCCGGGCATTTAACATCTATGCCGAGTTTATGAGCACCAATCCGCTCATTCAATTCATTTCCAAAGGAAATTTTGCTTTCATTCTCATACACGTTCTGCTTTCTTTTTACCTCACCATTCAGAACCGCAAAGCGCGTGGATCGGAGCGTTATGCGGTAACCTCCGGCAAATCTTCAATTTGGGCATCTCGCAATATGGGCATCCTTGGAACCTTGATTTTGATTTTTATTGTCATCCACCTGAAAGATTTTTGGGCGCAGATGCACTTTGGCTCGGTAGCTACAGTTGATTACGATGGCCATCAGGTGCGCGATCTGGCCGGCCTTGTGGATTACTGGTTCGCTAAAGAATGGTACGTTGCCGTTTACGTATTCTGCATGGTTGCATTGGCGTTTCACTTGTGGCACGGCTTTATCAGTGCCTTTCAAACATTGGGCTTAAACCACCTAAAATATAATTCGCTTATCAGTTTTGTAGGCAAAGCGTTCGCGCTGATTGTTCCGGCACTGTTTGCCTGGATACCCATTGCCATGTACTTCAACATTTAA
- the dnaE gene encoding DNA polymerase III subunit alpha, whose protein sequence is MYLIFDTETTGVPHNKTAPLTDLENWPRLVQLAWQLHDNRGKLLSQQNFIIRPDGFNIPFKAEQVHGISTKRALEEGTELDAVLAQFLSDVGQATMLVGHNIEFDINIIGAEFIRRDLDPRKILELRKTDTGIASIEFCQLSGGIGGKLKMPRLLELHEKLFGKGFNDAHDAAYDVAATARCFFGLITKKVIAPVDETPVTEIDYEEPDLETANFAKREKVKQAGYSLTGESEPAIESAYCHLHVHSQFSVLQATPDIKSLVKLAADLRMPAVALTDLGNMYGAFKFVSEAHALGIKAIVGCEFYLAEERKKLKFTKDNPDKRYQQVLLAKNKTGYHNLARLCSLGFTEGLYGMYPRIDKELVSQYHNNLIATTGNLNSEIPHLILHVGERQAEEAFQWWHRLFGSDFYIELNRHGLAEEDHVNEVLLRFATKYGVKYFAANEVFYLEKHEAKAQDVLVCIGENEKLNTPKGSGRGFRYGLPNDEYYFKSQEEMKSIFRDLPESVHTITEIIDKVEAYTLERQVVLPKFEIPPGFKTEDDYLRHLTYEGAKKRYDELSPEIKDRIEFELETIRKTGYPGYFLIVQDLTTKAREMGVSVGPGRGSAAGSVVAYCTGITNVDPIQYDLLFERFLNPDRVSLPDIDIDFDDEGREKVLQYVIEKYGKEQVAQIITYGTMAAKSSIRDCARVMDLPLSEANLLAKMVPERPGTTLDAAFTEIKDLDNIRKGNDLRAEVLRQAEVIEGSVRNTGTHACGVIITPDELASFVPVSTAKDSAMLVTQFDNSVVESAGLLKMDFLGLTTLTIIKTALKNIKKSKGIEIDIEAIPLDDEKTYQLYQRGETTGTFQFESAGMQKYLRQLKPDKFEDLIAMNALYRPGPMEYIPEFIARKRGQQAMKFDLPEMQEYLAETYGITVYQEQVMLLSQKLAGFSKGDADILRKAMGKKQKSVLDKMKDKFIEGCKANGHPQATCEKIWSDWEAFAQYAFNKSHSTCYSLVAYQTAYLKANYPAEYMAAVLTHSQSNLDKVTFFIEECRNMGIKVLGPHVNESGVYFAVNQQGEIRFGLGAIKGAGEAAVEAIIQERDARGPFEDIFDFAKRVNQRAVNKKTFECFALSGAFDCFQGIHRRQYIYSNNGEPSLIEKAIKYAGKSQQEELSAQVSLFGAATGTAMPKPKVDAIEPFSELEKLNLEKEVIGIYISGHPLDNFRFEISAFCNSMCGQLADLEKIENQEKKVCGIVTSVEHRMTKTGRPFGKFTLEDYSGNFTFTLFGDQYRKYKDFMSQGWFLFVEGAVQRNNWGNMNLEFQIRNIENLHDLAEKRVQGIALKLPLQAINPELILTIEETVKKNPGKSSFHLYVLDEQESIQTELLSRTYRVNASNAVIQAFKKLGEIGIISDKTGLRWLADTLVTEPVPEPAEDGTNSSTFVLETAEL, encoded by the coding sequence ATGTACCTGATTTTTGACACGGAAACTACCGGTGTTCCGCACAATAAAACTGCTCCGTTAACCGATCTGGAAAACTGGCCGCGACTGGTACAACTGGCCTGGCAACTGCATGACAACCGGGGTAAACTTCTTTCGCAACAGAATTTTATCATCCGGCCCGATGGCTTTAACATCCCGTTTAAGGCCGAGCAGGTGCACGGCATTTCAACCAAACGTGCTTTGGAAGAGGGTACTGAACTGGATGCCGTATTGGCTCAATTTCTATCAGATGTTGGCCAAGCTACCATGTTAGTAGGGCATAATATTGAGTTTGATATCAACATCATCGGGGCGGAATTTATCCGCAGAGACCTTGACCCCCGAAAAATACTTGAGCTCCGGAAGACAGATACCGGAATCGCCTCCATTGAATTCTGCCAGCTCAGTGGCGGTATTGGCGGCAAACTGAAAATGCCGCGCCTGCTCGAACTGCACGAGAAACTCTTTGGAAAAGGTTTTAACGATGCGCATGATGCTGCCTACGATGTAGCCGCCACAGCCCGCTGCTTTTTCGGGTTAATAACAAAAAAAGTTATCGCGCCAGTTGATGAAACTCCGGTAACAGAAATTGACTACGAAGAACCCGACCTGGAAACGGCAAACTTTGCTAAGCGCGAGAAAGTAAAACAGGCGGGTTACTCTCTTACCGGTGAATCAGAACCGGCTATTGAAAGCGCGTACTGTCACCTGCACGTGCACTCACAATTCTCCGTACTGCAAGCCACACCAGACATCAAGTCGCTGGTTAAACTGGCGGCCGATCTCAGGATGCCGGCTGTAGCCCTAACCGACCTGGGCAATATGTACGGTGCATTTAAGTTTGTAAGCGAAGCCCATGCGCTTGGGATTAAAGCCATTGTGGGATGCGAATTTTACCTGGCTGAAGAACGGAAGAAACTAAAATTTACTAAAGACAACCCCGACAAGCGCTACCAGCAGGTGTTGCTGGCAAAAAACAAAACCGGATATCATAATCTTGCGCGCCTTTGTTCACTCGGCTTCACCGAAGGTTTGTACGGTATGTATCCACGCATTGATAAAGAACTGGTTTCGCAATACCACAACAATCTCATTGCCACCACCGGAAACCTGAACAGTGAAATTCCGCACCTTATTCTTCATGTAGGCGAACGGCAAGCCGAAGAAGCATTTCAATGGTGGCATCGTTTATTTGGTAGTGATTTTTACATTGAGCTTAATCGCCATGGCCTTGCAGAGGAAGACCATGTAAACGAGGTTCTGCTGCGCTTCGCAACAAAATATGGCGTTAAGTATTTTGCCGCCAATGAAGTTTTCTACCTTGAAAAGCACGAAGCCAAAGCACAGGATGTTCTCGTATGCATTGGTGAAAATGAAAAACTAAATACCCCGAAAGGATCGGGCAGGGGCTTTCGTTACGGGCTGCCTAACGATGAATACTACTTCAAATCGCAGGAGGAAATGAAATCCATCTTCCGCGATTTACCGGAGTCCGTCCACACTATTACTGAAATAATTGATAAGGTTGAAGCTTACACCCTGGAACGCCAGGTGGTGCTTCCGAAATTTGAGATACCCCCGGGCTTTAAAACAGAAGATGATTACTTACGGCACCTGACATACGAGGGTGCAAAAAAACGCTACGATGAACTTAGTCCGGAAATAAAAGACCGGATTGAATTTGAACTGGAAACCATCCGCAAAACCGGTTACCCCGGCTATTTTCTGATTGTACAGGACCTCACCACGAAAGCACGCGAAATGGGTGTTTCGGTTGGCCCAGGCCGCGGCTCAGCAGCCGGTTCGGTGGTAGCCTATTGCACCGGTATTACCAATGTTGACCCTATTCAGTACGACTTGCTGTTCGAGCGTTTTCTTAACCCCGACCGGGTTTCTCTTCCCGATATTGATATTGACTTTGACGATGAAGGACGCGAGAAGGTACTTCAATATGTAATTGAGAAGTACGGCAAAGAGCAGGTTGCTCAAATTATTACGTATGGCACCATGGCCGCAAAATCCTCCATTCGCGATTGTGCGCGGGTAATGGACCTACCCCTGTCGGAGGCAAACCTGCTGGCCAAAATGGTTCCTGAACGGCCCGGCACAACGCTGGATGCTGCCTTTACAGAAATCAAAGATCTGGACAATATCCGGAAAGGAAACGACCTGCGTGCCGAGGTATTGAGGCAGGCTGAGGTTATAGAAGGCTCAGTTCGCAATACCGGAACCCACGCCTGTGGTGTAATCATCACACCCGATGAGCTGGCCAGCTTTGTGCCGGTTTCAACCGCCAAAGACTCCGCCATGCTGGTTACCCAGTTTGATAACAGCGTGGTTGAAAGTGCCGGATTGTTGAAAATGGATTTTCTTGGCCTCACCACCCTTACGATTATAAAAACGGCTTTAAAAAACATTAAGAAAAGCAAGGGTATTGAGATTGATATAGAGGCCATACCGCTGGATGATGAAAAGACTTATCAACTTTACCAGCGCGGTGAAACCACCGGCACGTTTCAGTTTGAAAGTGCCGGCATGCAAAAATACCTGAGGCAACTCAAGCCCGATAAGTTTGAAGACCTGATTGCCATGAATGCCCTCTACCGGCCCGGACCAATGGAGTACATCCCGGAATTTATTGCACGCAAACGCGGGCAACAGGCCATGAAATTTGACCTGCCCGAAATGCAGGAATACCTGGCTGAAACGTATGGCATTACTGTTTACCAGGAGCAGGTTATGCTGCTCTCGCAAAAACTGGCCGGTTTTAGCAAAGGCGATGCCGACATTTTGCGCAAAGCCATGGGCAAAAAGCAAAAGAGTGTGCTGGACAAGATGAAGGACAAATTCATCGAAGGCTGTAAGGCAAACGGTCATCCGCAGGCAACGTGCGAAAAAATCTGGAGCGACTGGGAGGCCTTTGCCCAGTATGCATTCAACAAATCGCACTCCACCTGCTATTCTTTGGTGGCTTACCAAACGGCCTACCTCAAGGCCAACTACCCGGCCGAGTATATGGCTGCCGTACTCACCCACTCGCAAAGCAACCTGGATAAGGTTACGTTTTTTATCGAAGAATGCCGCAACATGGGCATTAAGGTACTGGGGCCGCATGTAAATGAATCGGGGGTTTATTTTGCCGTTAACCAACAGGGTGAAATTCGTTTCGGCCTTGGAGCCATTAAAGGAGCCGGTGAAGCAGCCGTTGAAGCCATCATCCAGGAACGCGATGCCCGCGGCCCGTTTGAAGACATTTTTGATTTTGCCAAACGGGTTAACCAGCGTGCCGTAAATAAAAAAACCTTTGAGTGCTTTGCGCTCTCCGGGGCTTTCGATTGCTTCCAGGGCATCCACCGAAGGCAGTACATATATTCTAACAATGGAGAACCCAGCCTGATTGAAAAAGCCATTAAGTATGCGGGTAAATCGCAGCAGGAGGAACTCAGCGCACAGGTAAGTTTGTTTGGCGCAGCTACCGGCACAGCCATGCCCAAGCCTAAAGTGGATGCCATTGAACCGTTTAGTGAACTGGAAAAGCTTAACCTGGAAAAAGAGGTTATCGGCATTTACATCTCGGGGCATCCGCTGGATAATTTCCGCTTTGAGATTAGTGCCTTTTGCAACTCCATGTGCGGCCAGCTTGCCGACCTTGAAAAAATTGAAAACCAGGAAAAGAAAGTATGTGGTATTGTTACTTCGGTAGAACACCGGATGACTAAAACCGGAAGGCCTTTCGGCAAATTTACCCTGGAGGATTACTCGGGAAATTTCACCTTTACCTTGTTTGGCGATCAATACCGGAAATACAAAGACTTCATGTCGCAAGGGTGGTTTCTGTTTGTTGAAGGCGCTGTCCAACGAAACAACTGGGGAAACATGAATCTGGAGTTCCAGATACGCAACATCGAAAACCTGCATGACCTGGCCGAAAAACGCGTGCAGGGTATTGCTCTAAAACTACCCTTGCAGGCTATTAACCCGGAACTTATACTAACAATTGAAGAAACCGTTAAAAAGAATCCGGGAAAATCCTCCTTTCATTTATATGTCCTGGACGAACAGGAGTCCATCCAAACCGAATTACTGTCGCGCACCTACCGGGTTAATGCTTCCAATGCGGTTATCCAGGCATTTAAAAAACTAGGTGAAATCGGGATAATTTCCGACAAGACCGGGTTACGCTGGCTTGCGGATACCCTTGTTACTGAACCCGTACCTGAACCTGCAGAAGATGGAACAAATTCTTCTACCTTTGTGTTGGAAACAGCAGAACTTTAA